The following coding sequences are from one Virgibacillus necropolis window:
- the ctaD gene encoding cytochrome c oxidase subunit I, whose product MTIPFFGGTLFVPSDVVAAWGLTIILGILMAIYVWRKQKLPLIWSYMRTTNHRKIGTLYVLFGVLFFLRAGIDALLIRLQLAKPHSEFWVFQQDKYNELFTTHGTMMIFFVAMPLLIGLMNIAVPLQIGARDLAFPFLNSVSFWLFLAGAILFNMSFFFNSAPNAGWTGYAPLSTDTFTPDVGNDYYVFSLQISGLGTIFTAINMIVTIIRHRAPGMKLTRMPLFPWSALITSFLILVAFPVLSIGLYLLMFDRMFGTGFFSGEVGSPVFWQHLFWIFGHPEVYILALPAFGIFSDIISTFSKKRIFGYPAMVLSLALIGFLGFMVWAHHMFTVGLGPMANTFFAITTMLIAVPTGIKVFNWLFTMRGGVIRITAPMLFSLGFIPTFVMGGVTGVMLSVAAANFQYHDTHFVVAHFHYTIIGSTILGIFAGLYYWYPKITGKVLDETLGKWHFWLFLIGFHMTFLPMHITGLQGMPRRVYTYSYGDSLFTLNLISTIGAFIMGSSMLFVAWNVYKTHKYGKKVGNDPWNGRTLEWTVESPSQENTFHPMPVVKEMDPYWYAKVEGRTLASTTNVRPAPIAVETIKPLLIAVSMSIMSLGMIYSWYWMAILGGISTFALFIIRSETDERKKDYWEEAKSDE is encoded by the coding sequence ATGACAATACCATTTTTCGGAGGTACCCTATTTGTTCCTTCAGACGTTGTGGCAGCATGGGGTCTTACAATTATATTAGGAATCTTGATGGCGATATACGTTTGGCGAAAACAAAAGTTACCATTGATATGGAGCTATATGCGTACAACCAATCACCGTAAAATTGGAACGTTGTACGTGTTATTTGGTGTTTTATTCTTTTTGCGTGCAGGAATCGATGCGTTATTAATTCGGTTGCAATTAGCAAAACCACACAGTGAATTTTGGGTTTTTCAACAAGACAAGTATAATGAGCTATTTACTACACATGGGACGATGATGATTTTCTTTGTCGCTATGCCATTGTTAATCGGTTTAATGAACATCGCAGTTCCACTCCAAATCGGTGCGCGTGATTTGGCATTTCCATTTTTAAATTCAGTTAGTTTTTGGCTTTTCTTAGCTGGTGCAATTTTATTCAATATGTCATTCTTTTTTAATAGTGCCCCAAATGCTGGTTGGACTGGCTATGCCCCGTTATCGACCGATACATTTACTCCTGATGTAGGGAATGATTACTATGTCTTTAGTTTACAAATTTCTGGACTTGGGACCATTTTTACCGCGATAAATATGATAGTCACGATTATTCGCCATCGTGCACCAGGTATGAAGCTCACCAGAATGCCACTTTTTCCATGGTCTGCACTAATTACATCATTTTTAATCTTGGTTGCGTTTCCTGTTTTATCAATCGGACTATACTTACTTATGTTTGATCGTATGTTTGGTACGGGTTTCTTTTCTGGCGAGGTTGGAAGTCCAGTATTTTGGCAACATCTATTTTGGATATTCGGACATCCAGAGGTATATATCTTGGCGCTGCCAGCATTTGGTATTTTTTCTGACATTATTTCGACTTTTTCAAAAAAGCGTATATTTGGATATCCAGCAATGGTTCTATCGCTTGCATTAATTGGCTTTCTAGGGTTCATGGTTTGGGCACATCATATGTTTACCGTAGGACTTGGTCCGATGGCAAATACATTTTTTGCAATCACAACCATGCTGATTGCAGTTCCAACAGGTATCAAAGTCTTTAACTGGTTGTTTACGATGCGTGGAGGGGTTATTCGAATAACAGCTCCTATGCTGTTTTCATTAGGATTCATTCCTACATTTGTTATGGGCGGTGTGACAGGCGTAATGTTGTCTGTTGCTGCAGCTAACTTCCAGTACCATGATACCCATTTTGTTGTGGCACATTTCCATTACACGATTATTGGCTCAACAATTCTAGGGATCTTTGCTGGACTCTATTATTGGTATCCTAAAATTACAGGCAAGGTGCTTGATGAAACGCTTGGTAAATGGCATTTCTGGTTATTCCTTATTGGATTTCACATGACTTTTTTACCAATGCATATAACAGGGCTTCAAGGAATGCCACGTCGGGTTTATACGTATAGTTACGGTGATTCATTGTTCACCTTAAATTTAATCAGTACAATTGGTGCATTTATTATGGGTAGTAGTATGTTGTTCGTTGCTTGGAATGTCTATAAAACGCATAAATATGGAAAAAAGGTTGGTAATGATCCTTGGAACGGTCGTACACTAGAGTGGACTGTCGAATCACCATCACAGGAAAATACCTTTCATCCAATGCCAGTTGTAAAGGAAATGGATCCCTATTGGTATGCGAAAGTGGAAGGGCGGACACTTGCGTCAACAACAAATGTCAGACCTGCTCCAATAGCGGTGGAGACAATCAAACCATTGTTGATTGCGGTATCCATGTCAATCATGAGCCTTGGTATGATCTATTCCTGGTATTGGATGGCGATTCTTGGAGGCATAAGTACATTTGCGTTATTCATCATTCGATCTGAAACAGATGAACGTAAAAAGGATTACTGGGAGGAGGCGAAATCCGATGAATAA
- a CDS encoding cytochrome c oxidase subunit 3: protein MNNYQEALFKDKRLGFFIYLFVESVMFGTLFATYLIFTPPPTYPMPHELFEVKTVVLSSVFLLSSSGTLLIAEMGLDERQGLKIVPGLVITLLFGLTFLGLEIHEFYKYVMEGNGLTANVFMSSFYVLVGLHAAHVTFGACWMILLLTQYKRMNMPYTLYIEKQKIFQYYWHFVDVIWIFIIIIVYLPYLV, encoded by the coding sequence ATGAATAATTATCAAGAGGCATTATTTAAAGATAAACGTCTTGGATTCTTCATCTATTTGTTTGTGGAAAGTGTAATGTTTGGAACACTTTTTGCAACGTATTTGATATTTACACCACCTCCAACTTACCCAATGCCACATGAATTATTTGAAGTTAAAACGGTTGTGTTATCATCTGTCTTTTTGCTTTCTAGTAGTGGAACGTTGTTAATTGCGGAAATGGGATTAGATGAGCGTCAAGGATTGAAGATTGTGCCTGGTCTTGTAATTACATTGCTGTTCGGTCTCACATTTTTAGGTTTGGAAATTCATGAATTCTATAAATATGTGATGGAGGGTAACGGATTAACGGCAAACGTATTTATGTCTTCGTTCTATGTGCTCGTTGGCTTGCACGCTGCCCATGTTACTTTTGGTGCTTGTTGGATGATTCTCTTGCTAACACAATATAAGCGGATGAATATGCCGTATACTTTATATATAGAAAAGCAGAAAATCTTCCAGTATTATTGGCACTTTGTTGATGTTATTTGGATATTTATTATTATCATTGTCTACCTGCCATATCTAGTGTAA
- a CDS encoding FMN-binding glutamate synthase family protein, whose amino-acid sequence MTTGLLITLIVIIAFLVLVPLFIFLRVYAHDSKQQEHSILRNYPVLGKVRYITEKIGPELRQYLFNNDNEGKPFNRREFEFVYKSAKYNNRMIGYGSERDFNEEGFYIVNNMFPSQREEMKIDQEPKVKTRLYKVDNEKLFSRKEHHDEDILDPFYLTDDDAIVLGKNTVRNPFRVKGLIGQSAMSFGSLGDHAITALSKGLGMAGGTWMNTGEGSISSYHQKGDVDIIMQISAGLFGVRTKDGEFSWELFKKKSDIDQVKAFELKLAQGAKQRGGHVEGRKVTEEIAEIRNVEAWKTINSPNRFHEFNDAKGLLEFLDKMRDIGGKPVGTKIVVGDEAQVESYVKAMKELDIVPDFITVDGGNGGSGATYYELAQSVGLPTYAALPLLDDLLNKYGLRNRTKIIASGQLVTPDKIAMALSLGADMINIARGFMLTVGCIMAQVCHTNNCPVGVTTTDPDLQKALSVEEKKYRVCNYLLALREGVFEMAAVAGIDSPTKFSREHIVYKDRLNKAYKVMNYSHSS is encoded by the coding sequence ATGACTACAGGTTTATTGATTACCTTAATCGTAATTATAGCGTTTTTGGTTCTTGTACCACTATTTATTTTTTTGCGTGTCTATGCCCATGATTCAAAACAACAGGAACACTCTATACTTCGAAATTATCCAGTATTAGGTAAGGTTAGGTATATTACAGAAAAAATCGGTCCCGAGTTGCGTCAATATCTATTCAATAATGACAACGAAGGTAAGCCATTTAACCGGAGAGAATTTGAATTTGTGTATAAATCGGCCAAATATAATAATAGAATGATAGGTTATGGTTCGGAACGTGATTTTAATGAAGAAGGCTTTTATATTGTAAATAACATGTTTCCTAGTCAGCGAGAGGAAATGAAAATTGATCAAGAACCTAAAGTTAAGACGCGTCTATACAAAGTTGATAATGAAAAATTATTTAGTCGTAAAGAACACCATGATGAAGACATATTAGATCCTTTTTATTTAACGGATGATGATGCAATTGTTCTTGGTAAAAATACTGTTCGAAATCCATTTAGAGTTAAAGGACTGATTGGGCAGTCTGCAATGAGCTTTGGTTCACTCGGCGATCATGCAATAACAGCTCTTTCAAAAGGACTTGGAATGGCTGGTGGAACATGGATGAATACTGGCGAGGGAAGCATATCTTCTTATCATCAAAAAGGTGATGTCGATATCATCATGCAAATTAGTGCAGGGTTATTTGGTGTTCGTACAAAAGATGGCGAGTTTTCATGGGAACTTTTTAAAAAGAAAAGCGATATAGATCAGGTAAAAGCATTCGAGCTTAAACTTGCTCAAGGTGCAAAACAACGAGGTGGACACGTTGAAGGGAGAAAGGTGACAGAAGAAATTGCGGAAATTCGTAATGTGGAAGCTTGGAAGACGATTAACAGTCCAAACCGGTTTCATGAATTTAACGACGCAAAAGGATTACTAGAGTTTCTCGATAAAATGCGTGACATCGGTGGAAAACCTGTTGGGACAAAAATAGTTGTTGGGGATGAAGCGCAAGTAGAAAGCTATGTAAAAGCAATGAAGGAACTCGATATTGTTCCAGATTTCATAACAGTTGATGGAGGTAATGGGGGTTCTGGTGCTACCTATTATGAATTGGCACAATCTGTTGGGTTACCGACATATGCTGCATTACCACTACTCGATGACCTACTTAATAAATACGGCCTGCGTAATCGCACTAAAATTATAGCTTCAGGTCAATTGGTTACGCCAGACAAAATAGCAATGGCACTATCTTTGGGTGCAGATATGATTAACATTGCCAGAGGATTTATGTTAACGGTTGGCTGTATCATGGCTCAGGTTTGTCACACGAATAATTGTCCAGTAGGCGTTACCACGACAGACCCTGATTTGCAAAAAGCATTAAGCGTCGAAGAGAAAAAATATCGTGTATGTAATTACTTGTTAGCTTTACGCGAAGGAGTCTTTGAAATGGCTGCAGTTGCAGGTATTGATAGTCCTACCAAATTCTCGCGTGAACATATTGTTTATAAAGATCGACTTAACAAAGCGTACAAAGTAATGAATTATTCCCATTCAAGCTAA
- a CDS encoding YwdI family protein, producing the protein MAIPNETILKKMMHELQQAQLSQSNHSQMVRHIENVRLLSDLIVDDGHVEQQERSRSPKAISDDEMKAMFGSGTSSKKTNEKHESEAERDDANGKSIFDF; encoded by the coding sequence GTGGCGATTCCAAATGAAACGATACTTAAGAAAATGATGCATGAGTTGCAGCAAGCACAATTAAGCCAGTCTAATCACAGCCAAATGGTGAGACATATTGAAAATGTGAGGCTTTTAAGTGATTTAATAGTAGACGATGGGCATGTTGAGCAGCAGGAAAGATCGAGAAGCCCGAAAGCTATTTCTGATGATGAAATGAAAGCAATGTTTGGTAGTGGTACAAGCTCTAAGAAAACAAACGAAAAACATGAATCAGAAGCGGAAAGAGACGACGCAAATGGAAAGTCTATTTTTGACTTTTAA
- a CDS encoding DUF423 domain-containing protein, with translation MKLFLILGVINGFLAVALGAFGAHGLEGKISEKAIATWEKAVTYQMFHTMALFVTGLLLAKFQSGGMLFAGWMFFAGIILFSGSLYIYSTTGIKTFAMITPVGGVAFLVGWILLGYAISKYL, from the coding sequence ATGAAATTATTTCTTATTCTTGGTGTAATAAATGGATTTTTAGCAGTAGCATTAGGGGCGTTCGGTGCTCATGGTTTAGAAGGTAAAATTTCAGAGAAAGCAATAGCTACGTGGGAGAAAGCTGTTACCTATCAAATGTTTCATACAATGGCCCTGTTTGTAACTGGATTACTTTTAGCGAAGTTCCAAAGTGGAGGAATGCTCTTTGCAGGATGGATGTTCTTTGCGGGGATCATATTATTCTCAGGAAGCCTGTACATCTATTCAACAACTGGAATTAAAACATTCGCGATGATAACACCAGTTGGTGGAGTAGCTTTCTTAGTTGGCTGGATTCTGCTTGGTTATGCGATTTCGAAATATTTATAA
- the gerQ gene encoding spore coat protein GerQ — translation MSEYQGYPYYYYPQASPAYYPGFDYRQEQQPQSQQDMQGMPGMPGMPGMPDMPGMQQGMQQQGPPDIPGMLPMEQSYIENILRLNKGKKATVYMTFENNKEWNAKVFKGIIEAAGRDHIILSDPQTNKRYLLLMVYLDYITFEGEINYTYPYGSTQMTDYSPR, via the coding sequence ATGAGTGAATATCAAGGATACCCGTATTATTATTATCCTCAAGCATCCCCAGCCTATTATCCAGGATTCGATTATCGTCAAGAACAGCAACCACAGTCACAGCAAGATATGCAAGGGATGCCCGGCATGCCTGGTATGCCTGGTATGCCGGATATGCCTGGTATGCAGCAAGGGATGCAACAGCAAGGTCCACCAGATATACCTGGCATGCTACCAATGGAACAATCCTACATTGAAAACATTTTACGGTTAAACAAAGGTAAAAAAGCAACTGTTTATATGACATTTGAAAATAACAAGGAATGGAATGCGAAGGTCTTCAAGGGAATTATTGAGGCGGCTGGAAGAGATCATATTATATTAAGTGATCCACAGACGAATAAGCGTTATCTTTTATTGATGGTGTACCTAGATTACATCACGTTTGAAGGAGAAATAAACTATACCTATCCATACGGATCTACTCAAATGACTGACTATTCACCAAGGTAA
- a CDS encoding glucose 1-dehydrogenase, with amino-acid sequence MNRLNDKVTIITGGARGMGASHARLFVEEGAKVMIADILESEGQALAQELGENAKFIKLDVTKEENWKEAVAVAEGAFGPVNVLVNNAGISVNKSIEETTEEEYRRIIDINQVSVFLGMKAVISSMKKSDGGSIVNISSINGIVGGAIGYTDSKFAVRGMTKAAALGLAHYGIRANSVHPGVIETPMIAQEDSKDVVNDFAKYIPNKRVAKPEEVSSLVLYLASDESSYSTGSEFVVDGGLTAQ; translated from the coding sequence ATGAATAGATTAAATGATAAAGTAACAATAATTACAGGTGGAGCACGAGGAATGGGAGCTTCTCACGCTCGTTTATTTGTTGAAGAAGGCGCTAAAGTAATGATTGCAGATATACTTGAAAGTGAAGGACAAGCATTAGCTCAAGAACTAGGAGAAAATGCCAAATTCATCAAGCTTGACGTTACAAAAGAAGAAAACTGGAAAGAAGCCGTTGCCGTAGCCGAAGGAGCATTTGGTCCAGTTAATGTATTGGTCAACAATGCTGGCATCAGTGTGAATAAATCAATTGAAGAAACGACTGAAGAAGAATACAGAAGAATCATCGACATTAACCAGGTATCCGTATTTCTCGGAATGAAAGCAGTTATATCTTCCATGAAAAAGAGCGATGGCGGTTCGATTGTAAATATCTCATCTATCAATGGCATTGTCGGTGGCGCTATTGGATACACCGATTCAAAATTTGCTGTAAGAGGTATGACAAAAGCTGCAGCTCTTGGATTAGCTCATTATGGAATTCGTGCAAATTCTGTTCACCCGGGAGTTATTGAAACACCTATGATAGCACAGGAAGATTCAAAAGATGTAGTTAATGATTTTGCAAAATATATACCGAATAAAAGAGTAGCGAAGCCGGAAGAAGTTTCGAGTCTTGTTTTGTATCTTGCTTCGGATGAGTCAAGTTATAGTACTGGGTCTGAGTTTGTTGTTGATGGCGGGTTGACTGCACAGTAA
- a CDS encoding MarR family winged helix-turn-helix transcriptional regulator codes for MRETNIFKLIQAIEKMNNENIIRFTESFQYPLGISPILVLAELKLKGPQKHVELAETLGYTKGAMTNIATKLTNLYLAERLYDENDRRTGRLKITSAGEKALTDAQAIGQKLFTKHFEVLTEEEINQYLTIQQKLIRGIQDRKNKNY; via the coding sequence TTGAGAGAGACAAATATTTTTAAACTTATTCAAGCGATTGAAAAGATGAATAACGAAAACATTATAAGATTCACAGAATCATTTCAATACCCGCTTGGGATTTCGCCAATTCTTGTATTAGCTGAATTGAAGCTGAAAGGTCCTCAAAAACATGTCGAATTAGCTGAAACGCTAGGTTATACAAAGGGAGCAATGACAAATATTGCTACGAAGCTTACTAATTTATACCTTGCTGAGAGATTGTATGATGAAAATGACCGCAGAACAGGCCGGTTAAAAATTACTTCTGCCGGTGAAAAAGCTTTGACAGATGCACAGGCAATTGGACAGAAATTGTTTACGAAACATTTTGAGGTTCTTACCGAAGAAGAAATTAATCAATATTTAACGATTCAGCAGAAATTAATAAGAGGCATCCAAGATAGGAAAAATAAAAATTATTAA
- a CDS encoding SDR family NAD(P)-dependent oxidoreductase — MSKLQDKVVIITGGAGGIGSAMAKAMVKEGAIAAIVDVNEYTGKAMEKELQTISPKSMFLQADLLDRENLGQIITMVVEKYGKLDVLVNNAHASKQATIEETTQADLDLSFGTGFYPTFYLMQAALPYLKETKGNIINFASGSGLNGHQTQAAYAAAKEAIRGISRVAANEWGSFGINVNIISPLANSPGVEAWSKEQPEYYEAVKSKIPMGRFGDTEKDIGRVAVFLASEDSNYITGQTIMADGGSIMLH, encoded by the coding sequence GTGAGTAAATTACAGGATAAAGTGGTCATTATTACTGGCGGTGCCGGCGGAATTGGCAGCGCTATGGCCAAGGCAATGGTTAAAGAAGGAGCAATTGCTGCTATTGTTGATGTGAACGAATATACAGGAAAAGCAATGGAAAAGGAACTGCAGACTATTTCTCCTAAATCCATGTTCCTTCAAGCTGATTTATTGGACCGGGAAAACCTTGGACAAATCATAACAATGGTGGTTGAAAAATACGGAAAGCTTGATGTGCTGGTAAATAATGCACATGCATCCAAACAGGCGACAATCGAAGAAACTACACAGGCTGATCTGGATTTATCTTTTGGCACTGGATTCTATCCGACCTTCTATTTAATGCAGGCTGCACTTCCCTATTTAAAAGAAACAAAGGGAAACATCATTAATTTTGCATCCGGTTCAGGGTTGAATGGGCATCAAACACAAGCTGCTTATGCTGCTGCAAAGGAAGCAATCCGCGGTATTTCACGTGTAGCTGCAAATGAATGGGGCAGTTTCGGCATTAATGTCAATATCATCAGCCCATTGGCAAATTCACCTGGTGTTGAGGCATGGTCAAAAGAACAGCCGGAATACTATGAAGCAGTTAAAAGCAAAATTCCAATGGGTCGTTTTGGTGATACTGAAAAAGATATCGGCCGTGTTGCAGTTTTTCTTGCTTCTGAGGATTCAAACTATATTACTGGACAGACAATCATGGCTGATGGTGGATCAATTATGCTCCATTAA
- a CDS encoding pentapeptide repeat-containing protein, with the protein MKIDLPKIAEELPARNFQDIFYEEDPELEMCIIIDSIFENEVLDRVRLSNMVIKNCRFNNTDFMNIDITDVCFENCDLSNAKLSKSSIHRVVFKNCKLLGVDFTESRFGNVRFDNSVLNLAAFGNSKLEKVIFQDASLISSDFYDCKFKRVEFQLCNLDETNFEKTSLKGIDISSSTFAALTVSLYDLEGCKVSTYQAIQFATLMGLLIKD; encoded by the coding sequence ATGAAAATTGATTTACCAAAAATTGCAGAAGAATTACCTGCAAGAAACTTCCAAGATATTTTTTATGAAGAAGATCCCGAGCTAGAAATGTGTATAATTATTGACTCTATTTTCGAAAATGAAGTTTTGGATAGAGTACGCTTATCTAATATGGTGATTAAGAATTGTAGGTTCAATAATACAGATTTTATGAACATTGATATTACAGATGTATGTTTTGAAAACTGTGATTTATCCAATGCCAAATTGAGCAAGTCGTCCATTCACAGGGTTGTATTTAAAAATTGCAAATTATTAGGTGTGGATTTTACAGAATCTCGCTTTGGAAATGTAAGGTTTGATAATTCCGTATTAAACTTGGCGGCATTCGGAAATTCAAAGCTGGAAAAAGTAATATTTCAAGATGCTTCATTAATAAGTTCGGACTTTTATGATTGTAAATTTAAAAGGGTTGAATTTCAATTATGTAATCTTGATGAAACAAACTTTGAAAAAACATCACTAAAGGGAATAGATATTAGTTCTTCTACTTTTGCAGCACTTACTGTATCTTTGTACGATTTAGAAGGGTGCAAAGTATCTACTTATCAAGCAATTCAATTTGCAACCCTAATGGGATTGCTAATTAAAGATTAG
- the hemQ gene encoding hydrogen peroxide-dependent heme synthase has translation MAAAEAVETMDGWYCLHDLRSIDWASWKMVPNDVRQAAIDELHALLAKWDAVEEAKQGSHVVYTVVGQKADIMMMILRPTMDELNEVETAFNKTKFADFLLPSYSYVSVVELSKYFPQKKDVDPETLPETQARLKPILPKWDYISFYPMNKRRAGEENWYALDFKNRAKLLYEHSKTGRKYAGRIKQIITGSFGFDDWEWGVTLFAHDAIELKRIVYEMRFDEVSAKYGEFGEFFVGNHLPNEKLAAFLQV, from the coding sequence ATGGCAGCAGCAGAAGCAGTAGAAACCATGGATGGCTGGTATTGCCTGCACGATTTACGTAGTATTGATTGGGCATCTTGGAAAATGGTTCCAAATGACGTACGACAAGCAGCAATCGACGAATTACATGCCCTTTTGGCAAAATGGGATGCTGTTGAAGAAGCAAAACAAGGTAGTCATGTTGTATACACGGTTGTTGGTCAAAAAGCTGATATTATGATGATGATCTTGCGCCCAACAATGGATGAGTTGAACGAGGTAGAAACGGCCTTTAACAAGACAAAGTTCGCTGATTTCCTACTACCATCTTATTCCTATGTATCGGTTGTAGAGCTTTCGAAATATTTCCCACAGAAAAAAGATGTCGATCCTGAAACATTGCCAGAAACACAGGCACGCTTAAAACCGATTTTACCAAAATGGGATTACATTTCATTTTATCCAATGAACAAGCGCCGCGCTGGTGAAGAAAATTGGTATGCATTAGATTTTAAAAACCGCGCGAAATTATTATATGAACACAGCAAAACTGGACGAAAATACGCAGGCCGGATCAAGCAAATCATTACAGGCTCATTTGGATTTGATGACTGGGAATGGGGCGTAACTTTATTTGCACACGACGCAATCGAACTAAAACGCATTGTCTATGAAATGCGTTTTGACGAGGTTAGCGCAAAGTATGGTGAGTTTGGCGAATTTTTCGTTGGAAACCATCTACCAAATGAAAAACTAGCAGCATTTCTTCAAGTATAA